A stretch of Agelaius phoeniceus isolate bAgePho1 chromosome 37, bAgePho1.hap1, whole genome shotgun sequence DNA encodes these proteins:
- the CLN3 gene encoding battenin — translation MTGSQHGGRGTAAAAGRRLRPPPPPPPPATSSWRIGAAFWILGLCNNLPYVVMLSAARDLLEPRPGEERRNRSRHDCDPVGTGAVLLADVVPALVVKLLLPLVGPYLPDRLRVVGVACACGAASAPWPPPKGP, via the exons ATGACCGGCTCCCAACATGGCGGACGAGGAACCGCTGCTGCCGCCGG ACGAAGACTCCGCCCTCCCCCgcctccccctccccctgcgACCTCCTCCTGGCGAATCGGAGCCGCTTTTTG GATTTTGGGCCTCTGTAACAACCTCCCCTATGTGGTGATGCTCAGCGCCGCCCGCGACCTGCTGGAGCCACGCCCC GGGGAAGAGCGGCGGAATCGGAGCCGGCACGACTGCGATCCTGTGGGGACTGGG GCCGTCCTATTGGCCGATGTCGTCCCCGCCCTGGtggtgaagctgctgctgcctctggtgGGGCCTTACCTGCCTGACAGGT TGCGCGTGGTGGGCGTGGCCTGTGCCTGTGGGGCAGCGTCAGCGCCGTGGCCGCCGCCAAAGGGACCCTGA